Proteins encoded in a region of the Buchnera aphidicola (Phyllaphis fagi) genome:
- a CDS encoding NADH-quinone oxidoreductase subunit N: MFIPIEQIIVLIPFLVLIISISIIMLSIILYRSHVFVFLCTFLSFIISLLSLLIIYKIIPIYITSLIYINFYSIVYIAMLLFSGLCISILSFFCLHNMIAYKEEFYLLILASILGGILLISSNHMISFFIGIELMSLPIIGLIKYSYNQKKSLIIALKYIILSSMFSILMLFGVVLVYSVCGNLNFNNIKISFLINHDKNNQILLFGLGILLISLFFKLSIFPFHFLIPEMYKNISPLILIYFTTIIKVAVFSILIKLFFYFPYNHSQVLYLIIKYISVFSIFFGSMYAVFQKNITKLIGYSSIAHMGFVIITLLLVEQYSIANESAIIYLINYLLSNIGMLSILSIANNLYNLKNNNSFYYQGFFWKKPILTIEMTILILSILGIPLTLGFISKFYIIFLSIYKNYWLINMVILINSGLGIYYYLKIILNFYSCSNKCDLNHHISFNLYKNLEMFIFLIIITIILLGIFPQALINIIHINNQLI, encoded by the coding sequence ATGTTTATACCTATTGAACAAATCATTGTATTAATTCCATTTTTAGTTTTAATAATCAGTATATCTATTATTATGCTATCTATTATTTTATATAGAAGTCATGTTTTTGTTTTTTTATGTACTTTTTTAAGTTTTATTATATCATTATTATCATTACTAATAATATATAAAATTATTCCAATTTATATAACATCATTAATATATATAAATTTTTATTCTATTGTATATATTGCAATGTTGTTATTTTCTGGATTATGCATTAGTATATTATCTTTCTTTTGTTTACATAATATGATTGCATATAAAGAAGAATTTTATTTATTAATTCTTGCGTCTATTTTAGGTGGAATATTATTAATTTCATCAAATCATATGATTTCTTTTTTTATTGGAATAGAATTAATGTCATTACCTATTATAGGTTTAATAAAATATTCTTATAATCAAAAAAAATCTTTAATTATTGCATTAAAATATATAATATTATCCAGTATGTTTTCAATTCTTATGTTGTTTGGAGTAGTTTTAGTATATTCTGTATGTGGAAATTTAAATTTTAATAATATCAAAATTTCTTTTTTAATAAATCATGATAAAAACAATCAAATTTTATTATTTGGATTAGGTATATTATTAATATCATTATTTTTTAAATTATCTATTTTCCCATTTCATTTTTTAATTCCTGAAATGTATAAAAATATTTCTCCATTAATTTTAATTTATTTTACTACAATAATTAAGGTAGCAGTTTTTAGTATATTAATTAAATTGTTTTTTTATTTTCCTTATAATCATTCTCAAGTATTATATTTAATTATAAAATATATTTCAGTATTTTCAATATTTTTTGGTAGTATGTATGCTGTATTTCAAAAAAATATTACAAAATTAATTGGATATTCTTCTATTGCACATATGGGTTTTGTAATAATAACATTATTACTTGTAGAACAATATAGTATAGCTAATGAATCAGCCATAATATATTTAATTAATTATTTACTTTCTAATATAGGTATGTTAAGTATATTAAGTATTGCAAATAATTTATATAATTTAAAAAATAATAATTCTTTTTACTATCAAGGTTTTTTTTGGAAAAAACCAATATTAACAATTGAAATGACTATTTTAATATTATCCATTTTAGGGATACCTTTAACTTTAGGATTTATTTCAAAATTTTATATTATTTTTTTATCAATATATAAAAATTATTGGTTAATAAATATGGTTATATTAATTAATTCTGGGTTAGGTATATATTATTATTTAAAAATTATATTAAATTTTTATTCTTGCAGTAACAAATGTGATTTAAATCATCATATTAGTTTTAATTTATATAAAAATTTAGAAATGTTTATATTTTTAATTATTATAACAATAATATTATTAGGTATATTTCCTCAAGCATTAATTAATATTATACATATTAATAATCAATTAATATAA